In a single window of the Natronosalvus caseinilyticus genome:
- a CDS encoding heavy metal translocating P-type ATPase — MAEDDQAPAAIACSLCGRAVEEPSPGEKATLEDEATFCSPGCRRVWEALEPDPSADLAVESGPPNLSTDVRDEPLEAADEDGESEGPLKDATGEAKEALRDADVENEGSPDDADGDPTEGENETSPEAEADEGSDQDDQDEGGDQRDQDEGDEQDDRPPIRTHLRVDGMHTATCEAYLESVATDLDGVLEAEASYVTESVRVDHDPTAVAPEELRDALSITGYTAYLREDAGSQIQADQTGKSRRSREMSGVRKRRTDDMRQVRYVLGVVFGSFLLLPYVVMLYPSYMADMAPIGPLSSFQTIFTDGGIMFMRVYFVLTGIVLYVTGMPLLRGAYVSLKLRRPNTDLLAAMTIVGAYLYSSVAVFVTSPNVYFDLVLVVASAVMGAILYESMVKQRAMDRLTELTISQVDSARRYEADGSTTDVDVADLEAGDTVLIKQGERIPIDGVLAEGACTVDEAIVTGESVPIAKAAGDEVVGGSIVTADAAVIEVDDRGSSSLERLTDTVWNLQTAVHGAQRRVDDLADRLVRPLVGTAIVAGVVALVLGRGPGEATLWSLTVVLVGTPWLLGVATPLSIATTIEAVLERGIVVFDETVFERLRAIDTIVFDKTGTLTRGEMTVLEAEAPDELLSAAGALEQRASHPAADAIARAYGAGGSDSTGTDHGDDTATRPDGGAAGEHATVNRVSDFESHGNAVEGAVGDSRVLVGHPDAFVDRGWTLGADVETRASEARGFGRLPVVVGRDGTAEGVIVVGDEVRGGWEETLSGLEARGMDVVVLTGDDPEATDAFEAHPAVSHAFAGVPPEGKVATVRHLRERGQVAMVGDGTNDAPALAEADLGISLGSGTDLASDASDLAIVEDDLASIETAFELAAAARKRVEQNERLAFSYNVLTIPAAAAGLLNPLVAILASVVGLGLLGGNCLRSLLE, encoded by the coding sequence GTGGCTGAGGACGACCAGGCGCCAGCGGCAATCGCGTGTTCGCTGTGTGGCCGCGCGGTCGAGGAGCCGTCGCCCGGAGAGAAGGCGACGCTCGAGGACGAGGCGACGTTCTGTTCACCGGGTTGTCGGCGCGTCTGGGAGGCGCTCGAGCCGGACCCATCGGCGGATCTCGCGGTGGAATCGGGACCCCCGAATCTTTCGACCGACGTGCGCGATGAGCCCCTCGAGGCGGCGGACGAAGACGGTGAGTCGGAGGGTCCGCTGAAAGACGCCACGGGTGAAGCCAAAGAGGCGCTGAGAGACGCCGACGTCGAGAACGAGGGCAGCCCAGACGATGCCGACGGTGACCCAACTGAAGGCGAGAACGAGACCTCGCCGGAAGCCGAGGCCGACGAAGGGAGCGACCAGGACGACCAGGACGAAGGGGGCGACCAGCGCGACCAGGACGAGGGGGACGAACAGGACGACCGCCCGCCGATACGCACCCACCTCCGGGTCGACGGCATGCACACCGCCACCTGCGAGGCCTACCTCGAGTCCGTCGCGACCGACCTCGACGGCGTTCTCGAGGCCGAGGCGAGTTACGTGACGGAGTCGGTTCGCGTCGATCACGATCCGACGGCGGTGGCACCGGAGGAACTTCGGGACGCCCTGAGCATCACGGGGTACACGGCGTACCTCCGTGAGGATGCGGGATCACAGATACAGGCGGACCAGACCGGGAAGAGCCGCCGCTCGCGCGAGATGAGCGGCGTCCGCAAGCGACGAACCGACGACATGCGCCAGGTCCGGTACGTCCTGGGGGTCGTCTTCGGGTCGTTCCTGCTCTTGCCCTACGTCGTGATGCTCTACCCGTCGTACATGGCGGACATGGCGCCCATCGGCCCGCTCTCGTCGTTCCAGACGATCTTCACCGACGGCGGCATCATGTTCATGCGGGTCTACTTCGTCCTGACGGGGATCGTCCTCTACGTCACCGGAATGCCGCTGCTCCGGGGGGCCTACGTCAGCCTCAAGCTCCGACGCCCGAACACGGACCTCCTCGCGGCGATGACCATCGTCGGTGCCTACCTCTACAGCTCCGTCGCCGTCTTCGTGACCAGCCCGAACGTCTACTTCGACCTCGTGCTCGTCGTCGCCTCCGCCGTCATGGGCGCGATCCTCTACGAGTCGATGGTCAAACAGCGCGCGATGGACCGGCTGACCGAACTCACGATCTCCCAGGTCGACAGCGCACGCCGGTACGAGGCCGACGGCTCGACGACCGACGTCGACGTTGCCGACCTCGAGGCCGGGGACACCGTCCTCATCAAGCAGGGCGAACGCATCCCGATCGACGGCGTCCTCGCGGAGGGGGCCTGTACGGTCGACGAAGCGATCGTGACCGGCGAGTCCGTTCCAATCGCCAAGGCGGCAGGCGACGAGGTCGTCGGCGGCTCGATCGTGACTGCGGACGCCGCCGTAATCGAAGTCGACGATCGCGGCTCGAGCAGCCTCGAGCGCCTCACCGACACGGTCTGGAACCTCCAGACGGCCGTCCACGGGGCCCAGCGGCGGGTCGACGACCTGGCCGATCGACTCGTTCGACCGCTCGTCGGCACCGCAATCGTCGCCGGCGTCGTCGCGCTCGTCCTCGGGCGCGGTCCAGGCGAGGCGACCCTCTGGTCGCTGACGGTCGTCCTGGTCGGCACCCCCTGGCTGCTCGGCGTGGCGACGCCACTATCCATCGCGACGACCATCGAGGCGGTGTTGGAGCGCGGCATCGTCGTCTTCGACGAGACCGTCTTCGAGCGGCTCCGAGCGATCGACACGATCGTCTTCGACAAGACCGGAACGCTCACCCGCGGCGAGATGACCGTCCTCGAGGCCGAGGCGCCCGACGAACTCCTGTCTGCGGCGGGAGCGCTCGAGCAGCGGGCGTCCCACCCCGCTGCGGACGCCATTGCTCGAGCCTACGGCGCGGGCGGGTCCGACTCGACTGGTACCGACCACGGCGACGACACTGCGACTCGCCCCGACGGCGGCGCAGCCGGCGAACACGCCACTGTGAACCGGGTGTCGGACTTCGAGAGCCACGGAAACGCGGTCGAGGGGGCCGTCGGCGACAGTCGCGTGCTCGTCGGCCACCCCGACGCGTTCGTCGACCGGGGATGGACGCTGGGTGCGGACGTCGAAACCCGCGCGAGCGAGGCGCGCGGCTTCGGACGCCTCCCCGTCGTCGTCGGTCGAGACGGAACAGCCGAGGGCGTAATCGTCGTCGGCGACGAGGTCCGCGGCGGCTGGGAGGAGACGCTCTCGGGACTCGAGGCGCGCGGCATGGACGTCGTCGTGTTGACCGGCGACGATCCGGAGGCCACGGACGCGTTCGAGGCTCACCCGGCGGTCTCCCACGCGTTTGCGGGCGTCCCACCCGAGGGGAAGGTCGCGACGGTTCGCCACCTCCGGGAACGCGGGCAGGTGGCGATGGTCGGCGACGGGACGAACGACGCGCCCGCGCTGGCCGAGGCTGACCTCGGGATTTCGCTGGGGAGCGGCACCGACCTGGCCTCCGACGCCTCCGACCTGGCGATCGTGGAGGACGACCTCGCGTCGATCGAGACGGCGTTCGAACTGGCCGCCGCCGCCCGGAAACGGGTCGAACAAAACGAGCGGCTGGCCTTCTCGTACAACGTGCTCACGATCCCCGCCGCCGCTGCAGGACTATTGAACCCGCTCGTGGCGATCCTCGCGAGCGTCGTCGGGCTCGGCCTGCTGGGCGGGAATTGCCTTCGATCGCTCCTCGAGTAG
- a CDS encoding group I truncated hemoglobin — MAPQVYAKIGGRKAVESVVTDFYDMVLADDQLAGYFDGYDMEELYAHQVQFISSVAGGPVTYTGADMREAHADLDLDPADFDAVAAYLETALLENGVDEDHVEAILAEVGELEEPILGR, encoded by the coding sequence ATGGCACCACAAGTCTACGCCAAAATCGGCGGACGGAAAGCCGTCGAATCGGTCGTCACGGACTTCTACGACATGGTTCTCGCGGACGATCAGCTCGCGGGCTACTTCGACGGCTACGACATGGAGGAACTGTACGCCCACCAGGTCCAGTTCATCAGTTCGGTCGCCGGTGGCCCCGTCACGTACACGGGTGCAGACATGCGCGAGGCGCACGCGGACCTGGATCTCGATCCCGCCGACTTCGACGCCGTCGCAGCCTACCTCGAGACGGCCCTCCTCGAAAACGGCGTCGACGAGGACCACGTCGAGGCGATTCTCGCGGAAGTGGGTGAACTCGAGGAACCGATCCTCGGTCGGTAG
- a CDS encoding ABC transporter ATP-binding protein, whose protein sequence is MAVIELEGLTKDYGDVRAADDLTLTVDRGEIFGYLGPNGAGKTTTIRMLLGFISPTAGSAQVLGADIRNRKALLEARRRIGYLSDDPGFDEEATGTEILDLHAAVKGGERRDELLELFDPPLDRQVREYSRGNVQKLGIVTTFMHDPDLVILDEPTSGLDPLMKQRFSEFLRSERDRGVTTFFSSHILSEVRRLCDRVGIIRNGRLVTVDPIETLLTRSGKVVRIHANDSIPVDTLDLEGVHGLETNASGEGGGGAGGTNGPGGDRGDDGGNGDGHSEGSPAVASEQTAHFTECAFTFTGDINALLERLSPYDLLDLSIEEAPLEDVFMRFYGGEDDV, encoded by the coding sequence ATGGCCGTCATCGAACTCGAGGGGCTCACGAAGGACTACGGCGACGTGCGAGCGGCCGACGACCTCACGCTCACCGTCGACCGCGGCGAAATCTTCGGCTACCTCGGTCCCAACGGGGCGGGCAAGACCACGACGATTCGCATGCTGCTCGGCTTCATCTCGCCGACGGCAGGATCGGCTCAGGTCCTCGGCGCGGATATCCGCAACCGGAAGGCATTGCTCGAGGCCCGCCGGCGAATCGGCTACCTCTCGGACGACCCCGGGTTCGACGAGGAGGCGACCGGAACTGAAATCCTCGACCTCCACGCCGCGGTGAAAGGGGGCGAGCGCAGGGACGAACTGCTCGAGTTGTTCGACCCGCCGCTCGACCGCCAGGTGCGCGAGTACTCCCGCGGGAACGTCCAGAAACTCGGGATCGTCACGACGTTCATGCACGACCCCGACCTCGTGATCCTGGACGAACCGACCAGCGGGCTCGACCCGCTCATGAAACAGCGCTTCTCGGAGTTCCTGCGATCAGAGCGGGATCGAGGTGTGACCACGTTCTTCTCCTCGCACATCCTGAGCGAGGTTCGCCGGCTCTGTGACCGCGTCGGGATCATCCGCAACGGGCGACTGGTGACCGTGGACCCCATCGAGACCCTGCTGACCCGGAGTGGGAAAGTCGTCCGCATCCACGCCAACGACTCGATCCCCGTAGACACGCTCGACCTCGAGGGCGTTCACGGGCTCGAGACGAACGCCAGCGGCGAGGGTGGTGGCGGTGCCGGAGGTACCAACGGACCCGGAGGTGACAGAGGCGACGATGGCGGCAATGGCGACGGACACAGCGAGGGTAGCCCGGCCGTCGCGAGCGAACAGACGGCGCACTTCACCGAGTGTGCATTCACCTTCACCGGCGACATCAACGCCCTGCTCGAGCGCCTCTCGCCGTACGACCTGCTGGACCTCTCGATCGAGGAGGCGCCGCTCGAGGACGTCTTCATGCGGTTCTACGGAGGCGAGGACGATGTTTGA
- a CDS encoding ABC transporter permease, translating to MFEFLRYEARKRVKGSLYLSLGMIALAAMIVWVYPSFRNSFQEDELLDAYPPQILQLFDVETMASLEGFLAFEFYVFGWVILLGLYLAYSGAGLIADDVDRGRMDTILAMPVSRPQLVVEKFAALAVPIVSVNLLLPPVILAGGWLIDESLSVADVFAVHLLSIPYLFACAGIGLCCSVVFDRVGIAQRAALGITFGIFLVESLLEGTGYEFLGAIVPMRYYDPNDVLLQGEYDFVGVAILVAITLVLVLASSAWFTRKDV from the coding sequence ATGTTTGAATTCCTCCGGTACGAGGCCCGAAAGCGAGTGAAAGGCAGCCTCTACCTCTCGCTCGGGATGATCGCGCTGGCCGCGATGATCGTCTGGGTCTATCCGTCCTTCCGGAACTCGTTCCAGGAGGACGAACTCCTCGATGCGTACCCGCCGCAGATCCTCCAGCTGTTCGACGTCGAGACGATGGCGTCGCTCGAGGGCTTTCTCGCCTTCGAGTTCTACGTCTTCGGCTGGGTCATCCTCCTCGGACTCTACCTGGCCTACAGCGGCGCCGGACTGATCGCCGACGACGTCGACCGCGGCCGGATGGACACCATCCTGGCGATGCCGGTTTCGCGACCGCAACTGGTCGTCGAGAAGTTCGCCGCCCTCGCCGTGCCCATCGTCTCGGTGAACCTCCTCCTCCCGCCGGTGATCCTCGCGGGCGGGTGGCTCATCGACGAGTCGCTCTCCGTGGCGGACGTCTTCGCGGTCCACCTGCTGTCGATCCCCTACCTTTTCGCCTGCGCCGGGATCGGGCTCTGCTGTTCGGTCGTCTTCGACCGAGTGGGGATCGCCCAGCGCGCCGCCCTCGGAATCACCTTCGGAATCTTCCTCGTCGAATCGCTGCTCGAGGGAACCGGCTACGAGTTCCTCGGCGCAATCGTCCCGATGCGCTACTACGATCCGAACGACGTTCTCCTCCAGGGCGAGTACGACTTCGTCGGCGTCGCGATTCTCGTCGCGATCACGCTCGTCCTAGTTCTCGCCAGCAGCGCCTGGTTCACGCGAAAAGACGTCTGA
- a CDS encoding sulfite oxidase-like oxidoreductase: MKDVTNLYQEFGDERLPPGQRETSKFPVLSKGETPPWDPDTWEFTVTGAVENPLSFTWEEFRDLPAETQRQDFHCVTGWSKFDCEFTGVPFTELTERAGVTDDAVHVMFAALDDYTTDLPLEDCLRDEVLFAWAFDGEPIAREHGGPLRVVTPHRYAYKGAKWVTGVEFLTEPELGYWERRGYSETADPWQEERYS, translated from the coding sequence ATGAAGGACGTCACGAACCTCTACCAGGAGTTCGGCGACGAACGGTTGCCGCCCGGACAGCGCGAGACGTCGAAGTTCCCGGTCCTCTCGAAGGGCGAGACGCCGCCGTGGGACCCCGACACCTGGGAGTTTACCGTCACCGGCGCCGTCGAGAACCCCCTCTCGTTCACGTGGGAGGAGTTCCGCGATCTGCCGGCCGAAACCCAGCGCCAGGACTTTCACTGCGTCACCGGGTGGAGCAAATTCGACTGCGAATTTACCGGGGTGCCCTTCACCGAACTGACCGAGCGCGCCGGGGTGACGGACGACGCGGTCCACGTCATGTTCGCGGCCCTCGACGACTACACGACGGACCTCCCGCTCGAGGACTGCCTCCGCGACGAGGTGCTCTTCGCGTGGGCCTTCGACGGAGAACCGATCGCGCGCGAACACGGTGGGCCACTTCGAGTCGTGACGCCACACCGCTACGCCTACAAGGGGGCGAAGTGGGTCACCGGCGTCGAATTCCTGACCGAACCGGAACTGGGATACTGGGAACGACGGGGGTACTCCGAGACGGCCGATCCCTGGCAGGAAGAGCGGTACAGCTAG
- a CDS encoding ribbon-helix-helix domain-containing protein gives MPKVEITIPEHLEMQIAQMVERGEFVNREEAIEDLLSTGIKAYKTSGPMDEEEPGLENDGMMGHDDEYVF, from the coding sequence ATGCCGAAAGTAGAGATCACGATACCGGAACATCTCGAGATGCAGATCGCGCAGATGGTGGAACGCGGCGAGTTCGTCAACCGCGAAGAAGCGATCGAAGACCTGCTCTCGACGGGGATCAAGGCGTACAAGACGAGTGGCCCGATGGACGAGGAGGAACCGGGCCTCGAGAACGACGGGATGATGGGCCACGACGACGAGTACGTTTTCTGA
- a CDS encoding DUF7550 family protein produces the protein MTDETEPTHDEDSGATVGHDLEDERTTAPMSPFSPRDAAFGFVVMVIGVAITLAIPMGLF, from the coding sequence ATGACAGACGAGACGGAACCCACCCACGACGAGGATTCGGGGGCCACCGTCGGCCACGACCTCGAGGACGAGCGAACGACCGCGCCGATGAGCCCCTTCTCGCCGCGCGATGCGGCGTTCGGGTTCGTCGTGATGGTCATCGGCGTCGCGATCACTCTCGCGATCCCGATGGGTCTGTTCTAA
- the hisF gene encoding imidazole glycerol phosphate synthase subunit HisF, with protein sequence MLTKRIIPCIDVDVDDDGNPAVYTGVHFEDLEYTGDPVEMARAYNEAGADEFVFLDITASAEGRETMLSVVERVADEVFIPLTVGGGIRTADDIKETLRAGADKVSITTGALERPDLINEGARAFGSQCIVISVDARRRFDEGGEHYVDVDGESCWFECTKKGGRERTGIDVVKWAQEAQSRGAGELFVNSIDADGTKDGYDVPLMKAVSEAVDTPVIASSGCGGPEDMYEVFTEADADAGLAASIFHFGEYSIEEVKRYLDERDVPVRL encoded by the coding sequence ATGCTCACCAAGCGAATTATCCCGTGTATCGACGTCGACGTCGACGACGACGGGAACCCGGCGGTCTACACCGGCGTTCACTTCGAGGACCTCGAGTACACCGGCGACCCCGTCGAGATGGCTCGCGCGTACAACGAGGCCGGGGCCGACGAGTTCGTCTTCCTCGACATCACCGCCTCCGCCGAGGGACGGGAGACCATGCTCTCGGTCGTCGAGCGAGTCGCCGACGAGGTGTTCATCCCGCTGACCGTCGGCGGCGGCATTCGGACCGCCGACGACATCAAGGAGACCCTGCGCGCGGGGGCCGACAAGGTCTCGATCACCACGGGCGCCCTCGAGCGCCCCGACCTCATAAACGAGGGCGCCCGCGCGTTCGGCAGCCAGTGCATCGTCATCAGCGTCGACGCGCGGCGACGGTTCGACGAGGGCGGCGAACACTACGTCGACGTCGACGGCGAGTCCTGCTGGTTCGAGTGCACGAAGAAAGGGGGCCGCGAGAGGACCGGCATCGACGTCGTCAAGTGGGCCCAGGAGGCTCAGTCTCGAGGCGCCGGCGAACTGTTCGTCAACTCGATCGATGCCGACGGGACGAAAGACGGCTACGACGTGCCTCTGATGAAGGCCGTCTCCGAGGCGGTCGACACGCCGGTCATCGCCTCCTCGGGCTGTGGCGGTCCCGAGGACATGTACGAGGTGTTCACCGAGGCAGACGCCGATGCCGGCCTCGCGGCTTCCATCTTCCACTTCGGAGAGTACTCGATCGAGGAAGTCAAGCGCTACCTCGACGAGCGCGACGTGCCGGTCAGGCTGTAA
- a CDS encoding DNA-directed RNA polymerase subunit L: protein MELRVTESSENELSIEIVGEDHTFMNVLKGALLEHDDVSAATYDMNPEQSGGQTDPILTIKTEGDVEPLDALEEAAGDVRSKTAAFRDAFEAAV from the coding sequence ATGGAACTGCGGGTCACCGAGAGCAGCGAGAACGAACTCTCGATCGAAATCGTCGGCGAGGATCACACGTTTATGAACGTACTCAAGGGTGCGTTGCTCGAGCACGACGACGTGAGCGCGGCAACGTACGACATGAACCCAGAACAGTCGGGCGGTCAGACCGATCCCATCCTGACGATCAAGACCGAGGGCGACGTCGAACCGCTCGACGCGCTCGAGGAGGCGGCCGGCGACGTTCGGTCGAAGACGGCGGCGTTCCGCGACGCGTTCGAAGCGGCGGTTTGA
- a CDS encoding rhomboid family intramembrane serine protease produces the protein MNWLTTGLTALVVLTVLGSLFVVSRLDPRERRWREVLEDRFVLGVPWGTLVVVGFVITVYLFVQDGITDFDNPVVTPFRAWSFFYPLGILTAPFAHAYPGHLTGNLTGAVVVAPIAEYAWGHYANGSRTRTVESNSSTSSTSSTSSTLGGLASTLLTNPWLRALVVFPTGVLAVGVITGLFALGPVIGFSGVVFAFAGFAIVRYPIVTLIGAIGVHGTLSTIYGALQRPIGWYVVQPRPPSAPWWASTAIQGHALGFFVGLVVALVIFDRRDDGYRPDPLAIWLAVLIYGFSKSLWAIYWFDGANRYVLFRGPGVVVVIALALVITIAVAGSQRSILPARLERRLSRPTAPILEDGGLLSRLLANDAATNDRLHELVAHPKSRVPSLARTSRQYAAVVVVFVVLAAICGPAIPVNLFVLDGDDAGSTEGTLTVEDYSITYAERAQNPIASVVDLEAFDAGGVEGSGVIVSSPDRHIWSESVSAQRLAFSGSETVHVGGPGWRESITATRAGWTPVGNDTVYQVWLEHDDRRVLAHASEPSTANAIIDGKNVTIVPDDGAFVLEVRENESADPARADIPAADESVTVDGLEFTRLRNDLFVTTGETTVQIASKETYN, from the coding sequence ATGAACTGGCTGACGACCGGACTCACTGCACTCGTCGTCCTGACGGTGCTCGGCTCGCTATTCGTCGTCAGCCGACTCGATCCGCGGGAGCGACGCTGGCGGGAGGTCCTCGAGGACCGGTTCGTCCTCGGCGTGCCGTGGGGAACGCTGGTCGTCGTCGGCTTCGTGATCACCGTCTACCTCTTCGTCCAGGACGGGATCACCGACTTCGACAACCCCGTCGTAACGCCGTTTCGCGCGTGGTCATTCTTCTATCCGCTGGGCATCCTCACCGCTCCGTTCGCTCACGCCTACCCGGGTCACCTCACTGGGAACCTCACCGGCGCCGTCGTCGTGGCGCCCATCGCCGAGTACGCGTGGGGGCACTACGCGAACGGGAGTCGAACTCGAACCGTCGAGTCGAACTCGAGCACCTCGAGCACCTCGAGCACCTCAAGTACCTTGGGCGGCCTCGCCTCGACCCTCCTGACGAATCCCTGGCTTCGTGCCCTCGTCGTCTTCCCCACGGGCGTCCTCGCCGTCGGCGTGATCACCGGCCTCTTCGCGCTGGGCCCCGTCATCGGCTTCTCGGGCGTCGTCTTCGCCTTCGCGGGCTTCGCGATCGTTCGGTACCCCATCGTCACGCTCATCGGCGCCATCGGCGTCCACGGCACCCTGTCGACGATCTACGGCGCCCTCCAGCGGCCGATCGGGTGGTACGTCGTCCAGCCCCGGCCGCCGTCGGCCCCGTGGTGGGCGTCGACGGCCATCCAGGGTCACGCCCTCGGGTTCTTCGTCGGCCTCGTCGTCGCACTCGTGATTTTCGACCGCCGGGACGACGGCTACCGGCCGGACCCGCTCGCGATCTGGCTCGCCGTCCTCATCTACGGCTTCTCGAAGTCGCTCTGGGCGATCTACTGGTTCGACGGCGCGAACCGGTACGTCCTGTTTCGGGGCCCCGGCGTCGTCGTCGTCATCGCGCTCGCGCTCGTGATCACCATCGCGGTCGCTGGCTCCCAGCGATCGATCCTCCCAGCCCGTCTCGAGCGTCGGCTCTCGCGGCCGACCGCGCCGATACTCGAGGACGGCGGCCTCCTCTCCCGATTACTCGCGAACGACGCGGCGACCAACGATCGACTCCACGAACTCGTCGCGCACCCGAAATCCCGGGTCCCATCGCTCGCGAGGACCTCGCGCCAGTACGCGGCGGTCGTGGTCGTCTTCGTCGTTCTCGCGGCGATTTGCGGGCCAGCGATTCCGGTCAACCTGTTCGTCCTCGACGGGGACGACGCAGGCTCGACGGAAGGCACGCTCACCGTCGAGGACTACTCGATCACATATGCCGAACGCGCACAGAACCCGATCGCCTCCGTCGTCGACCTCGAGGCGTTCGACGCGGGAGGGGTCGAGGGCAGCGGCGTGATCGTCTCGAGTCCCGACCGTCACATCTGGTCGGAGTCCGTCTCCGCCCAGCGCCTAGCCTTCAGCGGCTCGGAAACCGTCCACGTCGGCGGCCCCGGCTGGCGGGAGTCGATCACCGCCACTCGCGCGGGGTGGACCCCCGTCGGGAACGACACCGTCTACCAGGTCTGGCTCGAGCACGACGACCGGCGGGTGCTCGCCCACGCCTCGGAGCCGTCGACGGCTAATGCGATAATCGACGGCAAGAACGTCACGATCGTACCCGACGACGGCGCGTTCGTCCTCGAGGTCAGGGAGAACGAATCAGCCGACCCGGCCAGAGCCGACATTCCGGCAGCCGACGAGTCGGTCACGGTCGACGGCCTGGAGTTCACTCGTCTCAGGAACGACCTGTTCGTGACCACCGGCGAGACGACGGTTCAGATCGCGAGCAAGGAGACGTACAACTGA
- a CDS encoding METTL5 family protein, which yields MPSGLSRRQLARVLESVADFPAPDIDLEQYLTPAELAAHLGHLAAVQGDLTGAMVLDLGTGTGMLALAAGQYAPDGVVGVDVDADALTQARRNEGTVGEAAREVGATSSVGPSSGYEWIRADASRLPLERGRLSAPVTVLSNPPFGAQRGNRHADRRFLEAAADLADVSYTIHNEGSQAFVESFAADEGGTVTHAFGAEFPVDHRFAFHDRERAVLEAEVFRIEWRGRESRS from the coding sequence ATGCCCTCGGGGCTCTCCCGCCGACAACTCGCCCGCGTTCTCGAGTCAGTTGCCGATTTTCCCGCTCCCGACATCGACCTCGAGCAGTACCTCACGCCCGCGGAGCTCGCCGCTCACCTCGGTCACCTGGCCGCCGTCCAGGGTGACCTGACCGGCGCGATGGTGCTCGACCTTGGAACCGGAACGGGGATGCTGGCGCTGGCTGCGGGCCAGTACGCCCCCGACGGCGTCGTCGGGGTCGACGTCGACGCCGACGCCCTGACCCAGGCGAGACGCAACGAGGGGACCGTCGGCGAGGCGGCTCGCGAGGTCGGCGCCACCTCGAGCGTCGGACCGAGTTCGGGCTACGAATGGATTCGCGCGGACGCGTCTCGACTCCCACTCGAGCGGGGGAGACTCTCCGCGCCCGTCACCGTCCTCTCGAACCCGCCGTTCGGTGCCCAGCGAGGTAACCGCCACGCAGATCGGCGGTTCCTCGAGGCCGCCGCCGACCTGGCCGACGTCTCCTACACCATCCACAACGAGGGGAGCCAGGCGTTCGTCGAGTCGTTCGCGGCCGACGAGGGCGGCACCGTCACCCATGCGTTCGGAGCCGAGTTCCCGGTCGACCACCGATTCGCCTTCCACGACCGCGAGCGGGCGGTGCTCGAGGCCGAGGTGTTTCGGATCGAGTGGCGGGGACGGGAGTCGCGGTCGTAG
- a CDS encoding DUF7139 domain-containing protein → MAAEDPADGYLFDLYRRYIGEPDDRTDVYVGFGLFLGGIGFATVALLIYLWSSTLEPRSPAHLAWVEPAYSVAMISLPVLMLGIVVLLPSERRVLYTSIAGLAVTVVAVGGFLYAYPDHWNGYGNDYTAQIVAVYAVGLAGVTASTGAALIAHYLEMARAVDDAKSDENSEELTYSDEEIRDDIDAAMEGVELSWGGVEKSEHKRLTFSDHEFDSENLDTNMATKTTRSSGVDAQVAGLKGLKGGEKKTAVSESSVDDQTQKLKELREQRRKEQAAKEAEGRRIANPFSGLLERLRSLVNRN, encoded by the coding sequence ATGGCAGCCGAAGACCCTGCAGATGGGTACCTGTTCGACCTCTACCGGCGCTACATCGGCGAACCGGACGACCGGACCGATGTGTACGTCGGGTTCGGACTGTTTCTCGGTGGTATCGGATTCGCGACCGTCGCGCTACTCATTTACCTGTGGAGTAGCACACTCGAGCCTCGCTCCCCGGCGCACCTCGCATGGGTAGAGCCGGCGTACTCCGTCGCGATGATCTCGCTTCCCGTCCTGATGCTGGGAATCGTGGTCTTGCTCCCGTCGGAACGACGTGTCCTGTACACCTCGATCGCCGGCCTCGCCGTCACGGTCGTGGCCGTCGGTGGATTCTTGTACGCCTACCCCGATCACTGGAACGGGTACGGGAACGATTACACCGCCCAGATCGTCGCGGTCTACGCCGTCGGACTCGCCGGCGTCACCGCTTCGACGGGGGCGGCGCTGATCGCGCACTATCTCGAGATGGCCCGAGCCGTCGACGACGCGAAATCGGATGAAAACAGCGAGGAACTCACCTACTCTGACGAGGAAATTCGAGACGACATCGACGCCGCGATGGAGGGTGTCGAACTCTCCTGGGGTGGCGTCGAGAAGTCCGAGCACAAGCGACTGACGTTTTCCGACCACGAGTTCGACAGTGAAAACCTGGACACGAACATGGCGACGAAGACGACGCGCTCGAGCGGCGTCGACGCGCAGGTCGCGGGCCTCAAGGGGCTCAAGGGTGGGGAGAAGAAGACCGCCGTCTCGGAGTCGTCGGTCGACGACCAGACCCAGAAGCTCAAGGAACTGCGAGAACAGCGACGCAAGGAACAGGCCGCTAAAGAGGCCGAGGGTCGTCGCATTGCGAACCCGTTTTCGGGGCTGCTCGAGCGTTTGCGTTCGCTGGTAAATCGTAATTAA